A segment of the Oncorhynchus gorbuscha isolate QuinsamMale2020 ecotype Even-year unplaced genomic scaffold, OgorEven_v1.0 Un_scaffold_16301, whole genome shotgun sequence genome:
GACATAATTGATTACGTCCTAATCAATATTAACTTGTTAGTCAGTTGTTGCTGCAACTTCGTTGGACCTCGCCATTTTCAGGGAGGCACAGTTCTCCTTCGGATTGTCTGTACCTATTTTTTGTGGAATAATACTTTCAAGAAGATATCCCGGTTTGGAATTAGGAgggctttttttaaatgtttctttTTGCAAGAAGGTTTGCAGCCATGGCGTGCATTTGGTGACTGTAATGTGAATGTTTCTTCGATAGGGTTCGATATAATTTGATATctgtgtttgttgttttcgttAGCATTTCAACAACATTTTAAAGTTAGCTTTGCGTAACGACTAAACGCACTGATAATGACATCCAGAGGAGTCGCCGACTGTGACGCGGTCGAGAATAGGAGGCGAAGTCCGTTGGACCATCTTCCTCCGCCTGCAAACTCGAATAAGCCACTGACACCGTTCAGTATCCAAGACATTCTCAACAAACCCTCGGTGAAACGAAGTTACACCATTTGTGGGACAGCACACCTGATTTCATCGGCTGAGAAGCACCGTTCGTCCAGCATCTCTGCTCTGGCCAACAGGGCACTGCTCACACAAACCTCACCACTCTGCGCCCTGGAAGAACTAGCCAGCAAAACCTTCAAGGGGCTCGAAGTTAGCGTTCTGCAAGCAGCTGAAGGTAAATATGATGGTATTTATGGCCTTCTAATCATTATATCGACATTACTTTCATAACAGTGCAATGCACAATTTAAAGGGAATTGATTATTTTTCATTTGATCTGTGAACATATAATGAAGTAATATTGTATCTAAAAAAAATAGGCATTGAACATTAGGCTTTAAACAAGATTGTTTGCCAGAAAATGTTACATTGTATCTCTTCTGTGCGTAATTTGGAAAGGTGAAAAAGAGGCTATTTGTGAATTTACCAGCTGGAATTGTGCAATTGTTCTCTTTATGATGAATGCAAAACATTACGTCTACGTTTATATTTGGTATATAGGCTAAAATAACTTAATACAAAATATATAATTGATTTGAGGTCAAATGTCTCAAAATATGTTGAAATTGTTTAAATGCAGAGTTCAACGCCCTGCAGAGCCAATGCCAAAGCAGCACGAGAATAACACCAACATACAACTTAACATTTGATCTTTGTTTGTGCAGGGAGAGACGGAATGACACTCTTTGGGCAACGAAACACCCCGAAGAAGCGAAGGAAGTCCAGGACTGCCTTCACCAACCACCAAATCTACGAATTAGAGAAAAGATTCCTGTATCAGAAATATTTGTCACCCGCTGACCGAGACCAAATCGCCCAACAATTGGGTTTAACGAACGCCCAAGTCATCACGTGGTTCCAGAACAGGAGAGCCAAACTAAAGCGAGATCTGGAAGAGATGAAGGCCGACGTGGAGTCGGCCAAAACTATAGGTGACGGTATTGTACCTCTGGAGAAACTCGCCAAGCTCGCTGACCTCGAGAAATGCGCCAACGGAACACTCGGACATCACCCGCGAGCCGATTCTCCCGCGCAGAGCGGCGGACGAGAATACGAGCTCGCTCGCAAGCTGCGGATGTCCCCCCTGTCGCCGTTTTCAGACCACACAACAAGTAAAGAATGCTCAGAGGACGACGAAGACCTAGAAATTGATGTGGATGACTGATTGCGCAGTGGGATAATGAAATACAAAAATGACGACAACAAAGCAGTAACAATCCTTACTACGATTGCAACTTTTCCCTGCTGATATTCATACATCATCTCAGAACATTTACTAGTCTGTTGTGACTTTTGTATCGGCACACAGATATTCACAGTAAGCATGAACAGAACAACAAATAGCATATGCAGTGCTATATCCATTTGTATTCATCAGCAGGCGGACATTTTCCTCTTCAAATGTCAATGAAAGCAATATAGGTTTCATAATCAGAACTAAAGATAATGCTATTATTTTGAAACATTTAATTGtctaccagacacacacacctctttgagttatttatctctctctctctcacacacacacacacacacacacacacacacacacacacacacacacacacacacacacacacacacacac
Coding sequences within it:
- the LOC124030817 gene encoding transcription factor LBX1-like, with the protein product MTSRGVADCDAVENRRRSPLDHLPPPANSNKPLTPFSIQDILNKPSVKRSYTICGTAHLISSAEKHRSSSISALANRALLTQTSPLCALEELASKTFKGLEVSVLQAAEGRDGMTLFGQRNTPKKRRKSRTAFTNHQIYELEKRFLYQKYLSPADRDQIAQQLGLTNAQVITWFQNRRAKLKRDLEEMKADVESAKTIGDGIVPLEKLAKLADLEKCANGTLGHHPRADSPAQSGGREYELARKLRMSPLSPFSDHTTSKECSEDDEDLEIDVDD